In the genome of Cryptomeria japonica chromosome 8, Sugi_1.0, whole genome shotgun sequence, one region contains:
- the LOC131056038 gene encoding early light-induced protein 1, chloroplastic-like, translated as MAAMASMMMKAPAALNCGAVKTNSHISRLPNSSLQVKCMAAKDPKETSTKVSTKFGDLFAFSGPAPEIINGRAAMLGFVSAIAVEVASGRDLLSQVNSGGLSWFALTAGLMTVGTLVPLFNGISRESTSQPIFSSTAEMWNGRFAMLGLLALAFTEYVKGGPLV; from the exons ATGGCGGCCATggcttcaatgatgatgaaagcaCCCGCAGCACTTAACTGCGGGGCAGTCAAAACGAATAGTCATATCAGTAGATTGCCCAACAGTAGCCTCCAAGTCAAGTGCATGGCTGCAAAG GATCCAAAGGAAACGTCTACCAAG GTGAGCACGAAATTTGGCGACCTGTTTGCGTTCTCAGGGCCTGCGCCGGAGATCATCAATGGAAGGGCGGCTATGTTGGGGTTCGTATCGGCCATTGCAGTGGAGGTGGCCAGCGGAAGAGATTTGCTGTCGCAGGTGAATAGTGGAGGACTGTCGTGGTTTGCGTTAACTGCAGGATTAATGACGGTGGGGACACTGGTGCCCCTGTTCAATGGAATATCGAGGGAGAGCACGTCGCAGCCAATATTTTCATCCACAGCAGAAATGTGGAATGGGCGCTTTGCTATGCTCGGCCTCCTCGCATTGGCTTTCACTGAATACGTCAAGGGTGGACCGCTTGTATAA
- the LOC131056039 gene encoding uncharacterized protein LOC131056039: protein MEDVSNEDSKDEEFQEEEEEQEEQYKEEMEGERESEEVMEDSDQNSQLSNPQEEEEMVPYSLDLPTDKESSKNLEDQIRELKERIMKLEEKLNDYRKHFDNICEAFDSLYTITDGIMRKAAMGFMLGQSKIKKKARKLEKEGKTDEDIEDREDNQEDTWVNKVNRHQ from the coding sequence ATGGAGGATGTATCCAATGAGGATTCAAAGGATGAAGagttccaagaagaagaagaggaacaagaagagCAATACAAGGAGGAGATGGAAGGAGAGCGTGAATCTGAGGAGGTCATGGAGGATTCTGACCAAAACTCACAACTTTCCAATCCTCAAGAGGAAGAGGAGATGGTTCCCTACTCACTGGATTTGCCGACGGACAAAGAAAGTAGCAAAAACTTGGAGGATCAGATTAGGGAGCTTAAGGAGAGAATCATGAAACTAGAAGAAAAACTTAATGACTACAGGAAGCATTTTGATAATATATGTGAGGCATTTGATTCTCTCTACACCATCACTGATGGTATCATGAGAAAGGCTGCAATGGGGttcatgctaggacaaagcaaGATAAAGAAGAAAGCAAGAAAGCTAGAAAAGGAAGGGAAGACGGACGAGGACATTGAAGATAGGGAGGACAATCAGGAGGATACTTGGGTGAATAAGGTTAATAGACATCAGTGA